A window from Roseburia sp. 499 encodes these proteins:
- a CDS encoding YARHG domain-containing protein → MKKKSKAGIIVAIVLGVLCAAMIALCVVMFVNGSAGKLSQKSRTDKKSDFKETEEADGDDEYEGTGEDFEIVINQVATTEETTVTDYLCAESNQRELTEEDVTALQSQIVEGLPADKDIIQMVINEMYARRGYQFTDQAIQDYFNSKTWYQEVAEKTDDMNAVFESMTDVEKANVEFLQTYVQ, encoded by the coding sequence ATGAAGAAAAAAAGTAAGGCAGGTATTATCGTTGCAATTGTACTGGGCGTACTTTGTGCAGCAATGATTGCTCTTTGCGTTGTAATGTTTGTGAATGGTTCTGCAGGAAAGTTAAGTCAGAAATCAAGAACAGACAAAAAGAGTGACTTTAAAGAAACAGAAGAAGCGGATGGTGATGATGAGTATGAGGGCACCGGAGAAGACTTCGAGATAGTAATTAATCAGGTTGCGACGACAGAAGAAACAACAGTAACGGATTATCTTTGCGCAGAGAGTAACCAGAGAGAATTGACAGAAGAGGATGTAACAGCGCTGCAAAGCCAGATAGTAGAAGGGCTTCCGGCTGATAAGGACATCATTCAAATGGTAATTAATGAGATGTATGCAAGAAGAGGTTACCAGTTTACAGATCAGGCAATTCAGGATTACTTCAATTCCAAGACATGGTATCAGGAAGTAGCAGAAAAGACAGATGATATGAATGCTGTTTTTGAATCTATGACAGATGTAGAAAAGGCAAATGTTGAATTTCTGCAGACATATGTACAGTAG
- a CDS encoding GGDEF domain-containing protein — MKVFHEWVCNLIYGGIKRQEYQAMKNEILEKNLDTLSSTSKYLSMIFMILFVLSFFSEAMGPNKVAYGAITIGFMVIWLLCQRMRKKGKGFIILLWYAALTMICAYAIALNTFIRKDTSATTFCIVMIVAPLLFIDYPGRMFGYFVLVIGGFVILGVRCKKYYLAYADTVNSICCLFVGGFIHLRMVKAKLQEIRQRHHIERERDTDKLTGCMTKAAFSRLVTELVDCKEQKGTLIVIDVDWFKEVNDNYGHLYGDMVLHMMGEWLKKTFSDTAIFGRFGGDEFQVWLPEKTERKEIGVYLDAFLEGVNSIETPDKQVKIGVSVGIAVCPRNGKRYKELFENADAALYSAKNFGKNRYIFCRELNMGSSIVGGDAV, encoded by the coding sequence ATGAAGGTTTTCCATGAATGGGTCTGCAATTTGATTTATGGAGGAATCAAGAGGCAGGAATATCAGGCAATGAAAAATGAGATTCTGGAGAAGAATCTTGATACGTTAAGTTCCACATCGAAATATCTTTCGATGATATTTATGATATTGTTTGTGTTGAGCTTTTTTTCGGAAGCGATGGGGCCTAATAAGGTGGCATATGGAGCGATAACGATTGGATTTATGGTGATTTGGCTACTCTGTCAGAGAATGCGAAAGAAAGGGAAAGGTTTTATTATACTGTTGTGGTATGCGGCATTGACAATGATATGCGCATATGCGATTGCTTTGAATACATTTATTCGAAAAGATACTTCAGCAACGACCTTCTGCATAGTTATGATAGTTGCACCATTGCTTTTTATAGATTATCCGGGAAGAATGTTTGGCTATTTTGTTCTGGTTATAGGAGGGTTTGTTATATTGGGGGTTCGGTGTAAAAAATACTATTTGGCATATGCCGATACCGTAAATTCCATTTGTTGTCTTTTTGTAGGTGGTTTCATACATTTGCGTATGGTAAAGGCAAAACTGCAGGAGATAAGACAGAGACATCATATTGAAAGAGAAAGGGATACGGATAAGTTGACTGGATGCATGACAAAAGCAGCATTCTCTAGACTGGTTACAGAGTTGGTGGATTGCAAAGAACAGAAAGGTACTCTTATCGTGATAGATGTCGACTGGTTTAAAGAAGTTAATGATAATTATGGTCATTTATATGGCGATATGGTTCTACATATGATGGGAGAATGGCTTAAAAAAACCTTTTCCGATACGGCAATATTTGGCAGATTTGGTGGAGATGAATTTCAAGTTTGGTTGCCGGAAAAAACTGAGAGAAAAGAGATCGGAGTCTATCTGGATGCTTTTCTGGAAGGCGTTAATTCCATTGAAACACCGGATAAACAGGTCAAAATAGGTGTTAGTGTTGGAATTGCTGTATGCCCAAGAAACGGAAAACGGTATAAAGAACTTTTTGAAAATGCTGATGCAGCTTTGTATTCGGCCAAGAATTTTGGAAAGAACCGCTATATTTTCTGTCGGGAGCTAAATATGGGTAGTAGTATAGTGGGAGGGGATGCAGTGTGA
- a CDS encoding DUF3990 domain-containing protein has protein sequence MKSDLAIHVFEDADTDWLHCIAAHRKKRSINEIENKMSKYDVIVGKIADDATNTTLTAYIAGAFGIMGSKEADDFCIRQLLPNKLKDQYCFKTKEALACLHFVEGEKIWLKK, from the coding sequence TTGAAAAGCGATTTGGCAATTCATGTTTTTGAGGATGCAGATACTGATTGGTTACATTGCATAGCAGCGCATAGAAAAAAACGTTCCATTAATGAAATTGAAAATAAGATGTCTAAGTATGATGTTATTGTCGGGAAAATTGCAGACGATGCCACAAATACTACTTTAACTGCATATATTGCAGGGGCTTTTGGAATAATGGGAAGTAAGGAAGCGGATGATTTCTGTATCAGACAGTTACTACCAAATAAACTAAAAGATCAGTATTGTTTCAAAACGAAGGAGGCACTTGCGTGTCTTCACTTTGTGGAGGGTGAGAAGATATGGCTGAAGAAGTAA
- a CDS encoding response regulator: MKDFLKRKWQVILYFILLGFTFFFFHLAGQSGEDYRFKLRDEIEFESLWKYEFSNGTSGVTELPAQLEGGDSEKLTLTNTLPEMPEDTTFVFRSRHKHVKIYVGGRCVYDNTLEEKETVFPMPGNVWIEVSLGKEDSGKEIRLEETGDNNHYLEGPGSVYLGERASFLMKLQSDNIGTIVGASVLLIIAFILLMVWIMLYIITRESYNECLCLALFTLSISLWGYTESRNLQFVFSNMKQFSIFAFEILALAPVPIARYFAYSEREKTKRLAKIAATIPMVVWIMNNTLHFLHIKDLAETLKVTQIMIVADTIFIAYIQVSDIIYNLKRDDVNVRKSYWRIPLYGLGVLVPLLMVDLSKYILSNKYYVSQANLTCIGIVVYILTLACHSGLKLVSENFKAMSANEAKSQFLANMSHEIRTPLNAMLGLNEMILRSTSDEKILEYASDIQNSGENLKEIINKILDLSKIESGKMEIINISYSTVQLLDNVTSMITALAEKKGLYLKLEIDPNLPEQLIGDDAHIRQVLVNLMTNAVKYTKEGGVTFKVQMLEEAKKDKTCKVLFSVKDTGIGIREEDKERLFVKFERLDYNKNKNVEGTGLGMNIVQELLGAMRSKIEVDSIYGKGSEFYFILPQRVAVSECIGDYEAGRRNRSKEKEQRERYIAPEARILIVDDVPVNLKVARGLLKPIKIQIDTADSGMAAVGMVEKHRYDVVLMDHMMPGMNGIEATKRIRELTDKTGDTYYCKLPILALTANVMTGMYEKYIEEGMQDFVSKPIDGNELEEVLRKWLPKEKIIYEEDSTQEAETATNEVASTEWEVNIAGIDAVEAKKYYSDKDLYEECLNDYLVSAPKTAEKIRKFREEHDQENYTITVHGLKSASKVVGAMEISERARQLEEYCHQGDYESAWNGTDELLEMLEQCAGNIRQYLGIGNDESVRMLSKEEMLEELSVLKSVAENFDMQGLLEWEKALEGAGVQEAYMDDWSKIKEAVENVAFLDIVEQISKIEQIL, translated from the coding sequence ATGAAAGATTTTCTGAAAAGAAAGTGGCAGGTAATACTATATTTTATATTGTTGGGATTTACATTTTTTTTCTTCCACCTTGCCGGACAAAGTGGGGAAGATTACCGGTTTAAACTTCGGGATGAAATAGAATTTGAGTCACTATGGAAATATGAATTTTCAAATGGAACGAGTGGTGTTACAGAGCTTCCTGCGCAATTAGAAGGTGGGGACTCGGAAAAATTGACCTTGACTAATACTTTGCCGGAGATGCCGGAAGATACAACATTTGTTTTCCGTTCAAGGCACAAGCATGTGAAAATTTATGTTGGTGGGCGCTGTGTTTATGATAATACATTGGAAGAGAAGGAAACCGTTTTTCCGATGCCGGGAAATGTATGGATTGAAGTGAGTCTTGGTAAGGAGGATTCCGGAAAAGAAATTAGATTGGAAGAAACCGGAGATAATAATCATTATCTGGAAGGTCCCGGAAGTGTATACCTGGGAGAACGTGCAAGTTTTTTAATGAAATTGCAAAGTGATAATATAGGAACGATTGTGGGGGCGTCGGTACTGCTTATCATTGCATTTATTCTGTTGATGGTGTGGATAATGTTATACATAATCACGCGGGAATCTTATAATGAGTGTTTGTGCCTTGCTCTGTTTACCTTGTCTATTTCGTTATGGGGATATACAGAGTCAAGGAATCTGCAGTTTGTATTTTCAAATATGAAGCAATTTAGTATTTTTGCATTTGAGATTCTTGCCCTTGCTCCGGTTCCGATTGCACGTTATTTCGCATATAGTGAAAGAGAAAAGACAAAGCGTCTTGCAAAAATCGCTGCAACGATTCCGATGGTTGTATGGATTATGAACAATACGCTGCATTTCTTGCATATTAAAGATCTTGCAGAAACATTAAAAGTTACACAGATTATGATTGTGGCGGATACAATTTTTATTGCGTATATTCAGGTTTCTGACATTATTTATAATCTAAAAAGAGATGACGTGAATGTGAGAAAAAGCTATTGGAGAATTCCATTGTATGGTTTGGGTGTATTAGTTCCGCTTTTGATGGTTGACTTGTCAAAATATATTCTGAGTAACAAATATTATGTAAGTCAGGCAAATTTAACATGTATAGGTATTGTGGTTTATATTCTTACATTAGCATGCCATTCGGGATTAAAACTTGTATCAGAGAATTTTAAAGCAATGTCAGCGAACGAGGCAAAATCGCAGTTTCTTGCAAATATGAGTCATGAAATTCGAACACCATTGAATGCAATGTTGGGGTTGAATGAAATGATTTTGCGAAGTACCAGCGATGAAAAGATTCTGGAATATGCTTCGGATATACAAAACTCGGGAGAGAATTTAAAGGAAATTATTAATAAGATTTTAGATTTGTCCAAAATAGAGTCCGGGAAAATGGAAATAATAAACATTTCATATAGTACGGTGCAGTTATTGGATAATGTAACCAGTATGATAACAGCATTGGCAGAGAAAAAGGGACTTTATTTAAAACTGGAAATAGATCCAAATCTCCCGGAACAGTTAATCGGTGATGATGCACATATTCGTCAAGTTCTGGTAAATCTTATGACTAATGCAGTGAAGTATACGAAAGAGGGGGGAGTTACTTTTAAGGTTCAAATGCTGGAAGAGGCAAAAAAAGACAAAACGTGTAAGGTTCTTTTTTCGGTAAAAGATACTGGAATTGGAATTAGAGAAGAGGATAAAGAGAGACTTTTTGTAAAATTTGAACGTCTTGACTATAATAAGAACAAAAATGTTGAGGGAACCGGATTAGGAATGAACATTGTACAAGAGTTACTAGGTGCAATGAGAAGTAAAATTGAAGTTGACAGTATCTATGGAAAGGGGTCGGAGTTCTATTTTATCTTACCACAACGGGTTGCTGTATCTGAATGTATAGGAGATTATGAAGCCGGAAGACGAAACAGAAGTAAAGAGAAAGAGCAACGGGAAAGGTATATTGCACCGGAAGCGCGTATTTTAATTGTGGATGATGTTCCGGTAAATTTGAAGGTTGCGCGTGGGCTTTTAAAACCGATAAAAATCCAGATAGATACGGCAGATTCGGGAATGGCTGCTGTTGGGATGGTGGAAAAACATCGGTATGATGTTGTTTTAATGGATCACATGATGCCGGGCATGAATGGTATTGAGGCAACAAAACGGATACGAGAATTAACGGATAAAACAGGAGATACCTATTATTGCAAGTTGCCAATTTTAGCGCTGACTGCAAATGTGATGACCGGTATGTATGAAAAATATATTGAAGAGGGAATGCAGGATTTTGTAAGTAAGCCCATAGATGGAAACGAGTTAGAAGAAGTTTTACGAAAGTGGTTGCCAAAAGAAAAGATTATCTATGAGGAGGATAGCACACAGGAGGCAGAAACAGCAACCAACGAGGTGGCGTCAACAGAATGGGAAGTAAATATAGCGGGGATAGATGCAGTAGAGGCAAAGAAATATTATTCAGATAAGGACTTATATGAAGAGTGTTTGAATGATTATTTGGTATCTGCTCCGAAAACTGCTGAGAAAATCCGAAAATTTAGAGAAGAGCACGACCAGGAAAATTACACCATTACAGTGCATGGCTTAAAGAGTGCATCAAAGGTTGTAGGTGCAATGGAAATATCAGAGAGAGCCAGACAGTTAGAGGAATATTGTCATCAGGGAGATTATGAGAGTGCATGGAATGGTACAGATGAACTTCTTGAAATGTTGGAACAATGTGCGGGAAACATCAGACAATATCTGGGAATTGGTAATGATGAATCGGTACGAATGCTTTCTAAGGAGGAAATGTTGGAGGAGTTGTCTGTATTAAAAAGTGTGGCGGAAAACTTTGATATGCAGGGGCTTCTGGAGTGGGAAAAGGCACTGGAAGGAGCAGGCGTACAGGAAGCGTATATGGACGATTGGTCTAAAATCAAAGAAGCAGTGGAAAATGTTGCTTTTTTAGATATTGTAGAGCAAATTTCCAAGATAGAACAGATATTATAA
- a CDS encoding cysteine hydrolase family protein, with the protein MVLLVVDTQRGCFNESLYAFETVKENIKKLIAEARANNIEVVYVQHDDGPGTELDRGKDNYEIFDEFAPADGEKRFEKNVNSAFHAMTGLTEYLKSKDEKDIIIVGVSTDYCLDATVKSGFEQGFHIIIPAYANSTYDNPYFDGETAYKYYNEFMWPVRYAQAVTVEETIEMMKRKI; encoded by the coding sequence ATGGTTTTGTTGGTAGTAGATACACAAAGAGGTTGCTTCAATGAGTCACTTTATGCATTTGAAACAGTGAAAGAAAATATAAAGAAACTCATAGCAGAGGCGAGAGCAAATAATATTGAGGTGGTTTATGTACAACATGATGATGGGCCAGGGACTGAACTTGATAGAGGAAAAGATAACTATGAGATATTTGATGAATTTGCACCCGCAGATGGAGAAAAACGTTTTGAAAAGAATGTAAATAGTGCGTTTCATGCAATGACAGGGTTAACAGAATATTTGAAGTCAAAGGATGAAAAAGACATAATTATAGTTGGTGTATCTACAGATTATTGTTTGGATGCAACAGTAAAAAGTGGATTCGAGCAGGGATTTCATATTATCATTCCGGCATATGCAAATTCAACTTATGATAATCCATACTTTGACGGAGAAACGGCATATAAATACTATAACGAGTTTATGTGGCCGGTTAGATATGCACAGGCAGTTACTGTTGAGGAAACGATTGAAATGATGAAGAGAAAAATATGA
- a CDS encoding DUF3990 domain-containing protein, which produces MLELVNGLILYHGSYCEVKDPQLEKCARRKDFGRGFYLTSSKEQAYI; this is translated from the coding sequence ATGCTTGAATTGGTCAATGGATTAATCCTATATCATGGGAGTTATTGTGAAGTGAAAGACCCTCAGCTAGAGAAATGCGCAAGGAGAAAAGATTTTGGGCGGGGATTTTATCTGACATCATCAAAGGAACAAGCCTACATTTGA
- a CDS encoding DUF3791 domain-containing protein: protein MSEKSEITFMQTRLIRLASEEWHLPIEKIVDLFKKVDVLGYIETGYGIFHCEGDDAVLEDISEFLERKGLKVNA, encoded by the coding sequence ATGAGTGAAAAATCAGAGATTACATTTATGCAGACAAGACTGATTAGATTGGCATCGGAAGAGTGGCATTTACCAATTGAAAAGATTGTTGACTTGTTCAAAAAAGTTGATGTTCTCGGATATATTGAAACCGGTTATGGGATTTTCCACTGCGAGGGTGATGATGCTGTGTTAGAGGATATCTCAGAATTCCTTGAAAGGAAGGGGCTGAAAGTAAATGCTTGA
- a CDS encoding zinc-ribbon domain-containing protein: MFCQNCGTKNNDASVFCENCGAKLEKPVQPAQPTQPVQPAQPVQPTQPVQPAKPAKPRKPISKAWIVVAVEAVALIAAVVVFFKIGNDIYSPEKVAEKFFVEVANHNFKEAYKTLDVEEDDFINEKNFENASCNMELSKVTNYKIKRSRGSDSLGKDIEISYRTKGGSSTHSYNISVSKKTGKNALFFEKWEVSPESMIVEDFYVDIPVGAEVTVDGVKLDKEYADKKNSTDTIQSYKIPAMFAGEHQIVVTKEGMKEVRKLVDTDVDYGYSLYNMSPDEEVLEEVLKTASEDLKKIYSAAAEGKDFDAVADLFSKDEDYQEDAKEEYENLVTDLLDNEYTTLNKLSFSNLEGEAYLNYWDEESVEVYFQFDYVAEYTEHWFGEDTNESYDDTSSVYLNFVYEDGKWVLMGFDAPYIYY, encoded by the coding sequence ATGTTTTGTCAAAATTGTGGAACAAAGAATAATGATGCATCCGTATTTTGCGAGAATTGTGGAGCAAAATTGGAAAAACCGGTGCAGCCGGCACAACCAACACAACCAGTACAACCGGCACAACCGGTACAGCCAACACAGCCGGTACAGCCAGCGAAACCGGCAAAGCCAAGAAAGCCAATTTCAAAGGCGTGGATTGTTGTTGCAGTAGAAGCAGTTGCTTTGATTGCAGCGGTTGTAGTATTTTTTAAAATTGGAAATGATATATATAGCCCGGAAAAGGTAGCTGAGAAGTTTTTCGTGGAAGTGGCTAATCATAACTTCAAGGAAGCATATAAGACATTAGATGTGGAAGAAGATGATTTTATCAACGAAAAGAACTTTGAAAATGCTAGCTGTAATATGGAATTAAGCAAGGTTACAAACTATAAAATAAAGAGAAGTAGAGGAAGTGACAGTCTTGGAAAAGATATTGAAATTTCCTATCGAACCAAGGGTGGCTCTTCTACACATAGCTATAATATTTCTGTAAGCAAGAAGACAGGTAAAAATGCACTGTTCTTTGAGAAATGGGAAGTAAGTCCGGAATCTATGATTGTAGAGGACTTTTATGTTGATATTCCGGTTGGCGCAGAAGTTACAGTTGACGGAGTGAAGCTGGATAAGGAGTATGCAGACAAGAAGAATTCGACAGATACGATTCAGTCATATAAAATACCGGCAATGTTTGCAGGTGAACACCAGATAGTGGTGACAAAGGAAGGCATGAAGGAAGTAAGAAAACTCGTAGATACGGATGTGGATTATGGATATAGCCTTTATAATATGTCACCGGATGAAGAAGTGTTGGAAGAGGTACTCAAAACAGCATCAGAGGATTTGAAGAAAATTTATAGTGCTGCGGCAGAAGGAAAAGATTTTGACGCTGTAGCAGATTTATTCTCCAAAGATGAAGATTATCAGGAGGATGCAAAAGAAGAGTATGAGAATTTGGTTACAGACTTATTAGACAATGAATATACAACACTGAACAAATTGTCCTTTTCTAATTTAGAAGGAGAGGCATATCTGAATTACTGGGATGAAGAGAGTGTGGAAGTATATTTTCAGTTTGATTATGTTGCAGAGTATACAGAACATTGGTTTGGAGAAGACACCAATGAAAGCTACGATGATACCAGTAGCGTATATTTGAATTTTGTATATGAAGATGGAAAATGGGTGTTGATGGGATTTGATGCACCATACATATATTATTAG
- a CDS encoding FapA family protein produces the protein MTGKIDIKISKNAMAVTVSILPSGDENITAALLRNELGLRGIVAGIDERMLREIEERGIYKKVYTVASGEYATRGKAGYYEFLFDKDLKENVPRIREDGTVDYSPMIQMVNEGQLLAVYHHAEEGENGYTVFGAAVAPAPPKELPPLICDNAEQRGDQYYASIKGKISLSGNRLEVKNHLAIDGDIGYYMRTIAFSGDLHVRGDILKDVTVDVEGSLEVDGVIEGAVVSAGKDIVVHQGIHGMDKAVVRAGGSITTNFIEEADVAAEGEVLVDHMINANVSAKRGVYAKGRNGHILGGKVTAEICDAYRIGNEKGIHTDIYVKCEEPERSEAAMLVVRKGMYEGVNVEINDMKMEGVSGAFGEFHCTDEGITKCRVGEFRYGEKKGEKKQPEIKMEKPLVLVVDDDPVVLKMEYKYLAEDYRVAAVSTPKDALAFLEKARPDLILLDYLMPLMNGGELLERIRKSPDKSIASIPVFFLTSVTDKRVIIECMRLFPQGYLLKPLGKEELLKIVGEFFAKNQ, from the coding sequence ATGACAGGAAAAATTGATATCAAGATTAGTAAGAATGCAATGGCGGTTACGGTTAGTATATTACCAAGCGGGGATGAAAATATAACGGCGGCATTGTTGAGAAATGAATTAGGACTTCGTGGAATTGTAGCAGGCATCGATGAAAGAATGCTAAGAGAGATTGAAGAACGTGGAATATACAAAAAAGTATATACGGTAGCCAGCGGCGAATATGCAACACGCGGAAAAGCCGGATACTATGAATTTTTGTTTGATAAGGACCTAAAAGAAAATGTGCCTAGAATTAGAGAAGACGGAACGGTAGATTATTCTCCGATGATTCAAATGGTAAATGAGGGGCAACTTCTGGCGGTATACCACCATGCAGAAGAAGGGGAGAATGGTTATACCGTTTTTGGTGCGGCGGTTGCTCCGGCTCCACCGAAAGAACTTCCACCATTAATTTGTGATAATGCAGAGCAAAGAGGAGATCAGTATTATGCAAGCATAAAGGGAAAGATTTCTTTGAGTGGAAATAGATTGGAGGTAAAGAATCATCTGGCAATAGATGGAGATATCGGATATTATATGAGGACAATTGCATTCAGTGGAGATCTTCATGTGCGCGGGGATATTTTAAAGGATGTCACAGTGGATGTTGAGGGAAGTCTGGAGGTAGATGGTGTTATAGAGGGAGCGGTCGTTAGTGCAGGTAAGGATATTGTGGTACATCAAGGGATTCATGGAATGGACAAGGCAGTAGTTCGGGCCGGAGGCTCTATTACTACCAATTTCATTGAGGAAGCGGATGTGGCTGCCGAAGGAGAGGTATTAGTAGATCACATGATTAATGCTAATGTGTCGGCAAAAAGAGGGGTTTATGCAAAAGGCAGAAATGGTCATATTTTAGGGGGAAAAGTGACTGCAGAAATATGTGATGCATACAGAATCGGAAATGAAAAGGGGATTCATACCGACATCTATGTAAAATGCGAAGAACCGGAACGAAGCGAAGCCGCAATGCTCGTTGTTAGAAAAGGAATGTATGAGGGCGTTAATGTTGAAATAAACGACATGAAAATGGAGGGAGTATCCGGCGCATTCGGTGAATTCCATTGCACGGATGAAGGAATCACAAAGTGCAGAGTTGGAGAATTCCGCTATGGAGAGAAGAAGGGAGAAAAGAAACAGCCGGAAATCAAAATGGAAAAACCGCTTGTGCTGGTTGTAGACGACGACCCAGTAGTATTAAAGATGGAATACAAGTACTTAGCAGAAGATTATCGTGTGGCAGCGGTGAGTACGCCGAAAGATGCACTTGCTTTTTTGGAAAAGGCGCGACCGGATTTGATTTTGTTGGATTATCTGATGCCCCTGATGAATGGTGGGGAACTTTTGGAGAGAATTCGCAAGTCACCGGATAAGTCGATTGCAAGTATACCTGTTTTCTTTTTGACTAGCGTGACAGATAAGAGGGTTATTATAGAATGTATGAGGTTATTTCCGCAAGGATACCTTCTTAAACCATTGGGGAAAGAAGAACTTTTAAAAATAGTAGGAGAATTTTTTGCAAAAAACCAGTAG
- a CDS encoding two-component system response regulator, giving the protein MATKNQILIVDDSKFNRTSFGDILRENYEILEAESGKDALWILGKNRDTIALIILDLVMPIMDGFSFLEVVQKIEGYRYIPIIVSTTDDNEENEKRCLELGAWDFISKTFHPDIIRFRVKNAIEKSKVRELEYDALTGIFTQQKFHQATREMLNEGKNKKFAYIHFDVERFKIINSFYGSKEGDRLICRVADIIKETMDCYGKCTYGRLTGDIFGICMPFETVDVISQMIEGIQSRIARFFVPYFLETSAGIYIIEDNDMELSAVFEKAYIAAKKCKGNYMMRNTFYTTEMGEEVMREQRIVDAMETALREQQFMVYFQPKYELKGSKPYGAEALVRWQKPDGSLVPPGEFISIFEKNGFIIKLDYYVWENVCQFIRRELNAGRELAPISVNVSRVNLYNPRFLDSLIDLVEKYKISPKYLNLELTESAFVDNLMLVQKAVKYLHKAGFTIFMDDFGSGYSSLNTLKDIELDVLKIDMKFLSKGEEGKGAKILKAIVSMAKDLDMPVIVEGVEEKEQVEFLKGLGCDYIQGYYFAEPMTQEQYCELIKEKG; this is encoded by the coding sequence ATGGCAACAAAGAACCAGATTTTGATTGTGGATGATAGTAAGTTCAACCGTACATCTTTTGGAGATATCTTAAGAGAAAATTATGAGATTTTAGAAGCGGAGAGTGGAAAAGATGCGCTTTGGATATTGGGAAAGAATCGGGATACAATAGCTCTAATTATTCTGGATTTGGTAATGCCGATTATGGATGGTTTTAGTTTTTTGGAAGTGGTACAAAAGATAGAGGGATATCGGTATATTCCTATTATCGTATCTACCACAGATGATAATGAAGAAAATGAAAAACGCTGTTTGGAACTTGGAGCATGGGATTTTATTTCAAAAACATTTCATCCGGATATTATTCGATTTCGGGTAAAAAATGCCATTGAGAAGAGTAAAGTGCGTGAATTGGAGTATGATGCACTGACGGGAATTTTTACACAGCAGAAGTTTCATCAGGCAACAAGAGAGATGTTAAATGAAGGGAAAAACAAGAAGTTTGCCTATATTCACTTTGATGTGGAGCGGTTTAAGATAATCAACTCTTTTTATGGTTCAAAAGAGGGAGATCGCCTGATTTGCAGAGTGGCAGATATTATCAAGGAGACGATGGATTGTTATGGAAAGTGTACCTATGGAAGACTTACCGGGGACATTTTTGGAATTTGTATGCCTTTTGAGACAGTAGATGTGATATCTCAAATGATAGAGGGAATACAGAGTCGGATAGCACGATTTTTTGTACCATACTTTTTAGAAACATCGGCAGGAATTTATATCATCGAAGATAATGACATGGAATTGTCTGCCGTTTTTGAAAAGGCGTATATTGCAGCCAAGAAGTGTAAGGGAAATTACATGATGCGCAATACCTTTTATACCACAGAAATGGGAGAAGAGGTTATGCGTGAACAGAGGATTGTGGATGCTATGGAAACGGCATTGCGTGAGCAGCAGTTTATGGTATATTTTCAGCCAAAGTACGAATTGAAAGGGAGTAAACCGTATGGTGCGGAGGCATTGGTGCGTTGGCAGAAGCCGGATGGAAGCTTGGTGCCACCTGGGGAGTTTATTTCTATTTTTGAAAAAAATGGATTTATCATCAAATTAGACTATTATGTGTGGGAAAATGTGTGTCAGTTCATTCGGAGAGAACTGAATGCAGGAAGAGAGCTGGCACCTATTTCTGTAAATGTGTCCAGGGTAAATTTGTATAATCCACGTTTTTTGGATTCGCTGATTGATTTGGTAGAGAAGTATAAGATTTCACCGAAGTATTTAAATCTGGAATTGACAGAAAGTGCGTTTGTGGATAATTTAATGTTGGTTCAGAAGGCGGTGAAGTATCTGCACAAGGCAGGGTTTACTATTTTTATGGACGATTTCGGAAGTGGTTATTCTTCCTTAAATACGTTGAAGGATATTGAATTAGATGTGCTGAAAATAGATATGAAGTTTCTATCAAAAGGTGAGGAAGGAAAGGGAGCGAAGATTCTTAAGGCAATTGTTTCTATGGCAAAGGATTTGGACATGCCGGTGATTGTAGAAGGGGTAGAAGAGAAGGAGCAGGTAGAGTTTTTAAAAGGATTGGGATGTGATTACATTCAGGGATATTATTTTGCAGAACCTATGACACAGGAACAGTATTGTGAATTGATAAAGGAGAAGGGATAG